One window of the Periophthalmus magnuspinnatus isolate fPerMag1 chromosome 6, fPerMag1.2.pri, whole genome shotgun sequence genome contains the following:
- the morf4l1 gene encoding mortality factor 4-like protein 1, with the protein MAPKQDPKPKFQEGERVLCFHGPLLYEAKCVKINVKDKQIKYFIHYSGWNKNWDEWVPESRVLKYVDSNLQKQKELQRANQDHYVEGRMRGAAPNKKIPAPPQKNEVKAKKNKQKTPGAGEGTSSGGDPTHPPRKKRARVDPTVESEETFINRVEVKVKIPEELKPWLVDDWDLITRQKQLFHLPAKKNVDAVLEDYANYKKSRGNTDSKEFAVNEVVAGIREYFNVMLGTQLLYKFERPQYADILANHPDTSMSQIYGAPHLLRLFVRIGAMLAYTPLDEKSLALLLSYLQDFLKYLVKNSASLFNASDYEVAPPEYHRKAV; encoded by the exons ATGGCGCCGAAACAGGACCCGAAACCTAAATTTCAAGAAG GTGAAAGAGTGCTGTGTTTTCATGGGCCTTTGCTCTACGAAGCTAAG TGTGTGAAAATCAACGTGAAAGACAAACAGatcaaatattttattcattacagCGGCTGGAACAAAAA CTGGGACGAATGGGTTCCTGAAAGCCGTGTTCTGAAGTATGTGGACAGTaacctgcaaaaacaaaaagagcttCAGAGGGCTAatca AGACCATTATGTAGAAGGAAGAATGAGGGGAGCTGCACCAAATAAGAAAATCCCTGCCCCACCGCAGAAAAATGAAGT GAAAGCCAAAAAGAATAAACAGAAAA CTCCTGGAGCCGGAGAAGGAACCAGCTCAGGAGGCGATCCAACCCACCCTCCACGAAAGAAGAGAGCGCGGGTCGACCCCACAGTGGAGAGT GAGGAGACTTTTATAAATCGTGTTGAGGTAAAAGTGAAAATCCCAGAAGAACTGAAACCATGGCTTGTTGATGACTGGGATTTGATAACTCGTCAGAAACAG cTTTTCCATCTCCCAGCTAAAAAGAACGTTGACGCTGTTCTTGAAGATTATGCAAACTATAAGAAATCAAGAGGAAACACGGACAGCaa AGAGTTTGCTGTGAACGAGGTGGTGGCTGGAATCCGTGAATATTTCAATGTGATGCTGGGCACACAGCTGCTGTACAAGTTTGAGCGGCCTCAGTATGCTGACATTTTGGCCAATCACCCAGACACGTCCATGTCCCAGATCTACGGCGCTCCTCACCTGCTCCGACTCTTCG TGAGAATCGGCGCCATGCTGGCGTACACACCGCTGGATGAGAAAAGcctcgctctgctcctcagttACCTCCAGGACTTTTTGAA ATACCTGGTGAAGAACTCTGCCTCACTGTTCAATGCCAGTGACTACGAGGTGGCGCCCCCTGAGTACCACCGGAAGGCTGTGTGA
- the pias1b gene encoding E3 SUMO-protein ligase PIAS1: MAESAELKQMVMSLRVSELQVLLGYAGRNKHGRKHELLTKALHLLKAGCSAAVQMKIKELYRRRFPTKMVSPVDLALPGVHSTSSLSSGLAQLASPLASASPLLPVSLLGPKHELSLPHLPHLPHLPVHPDVKLQRLPFYDLLDELIKPTSLASDSSQRFQEACYAFALTPQQVQQISSSMDISGTKCDFAVQVQLRFCLSETSCPQEDHFPPNLCVKVNGKPCNLPGYLPPTKNGVEPKRPSRPINITSLVRLSTTVPNTIVVSWTSEIGRSFSMAVYLVRQQSSAVLLQRLRAKGIRNPDHSRALIKEKLTADPESEIATTSLRVSLLCPLGKMRLTIPCRSVTCSHLQCFDATLYIQMNEKKPTWVCPVCDKKAPYEHLIIDGLFMEILSSCSDCDEIQFKEDGSWCPMRSKKEVQEVSATFNGVASDLSRTEAHEQKRSNESKKKVDVIDLTLDSSSEEDEPPLKRPCPSLSPVSPPINKGVLNLHQSSPVARAPSMPPVENSYIPPPPPLIQDYRHYYHTTSDLPELNFFSFLQGDNQHYNMVMAAAAASASTSEEHELLLSRFLPYSSAHMMREQSGSLGVTNGGSNSGSNSGSSSSLVSSSSLRDKDRDRDMSGLSRSSVEAAAAVAAIYGSMSDVISLD, translated from the exons ATGGCGGAGAGTGCGGAACTGAAG CAAATGGTCATGAGCCTCCGAGTGTCGGAGCTGCAGGTGCTGTTGGGATACGCGGGCCGGAATAAGCACGGACGCAAACATGAACTTTTGACCAAAGCACTGCACCTGCTCAAAGCCGGGTGCAGCGCCGCAGTGCAGATGAAGATCAAGGAGCTGTACAGAAGAAGGTTTCCTACTAAAATGGTGTCTCCAGTGGACCTGGCACTACCCGGCGTGCACTCTACCAGCAGCCTGTCCTCTGGCCTGGCTCAGCTGGCATCTCCACTGGCATCTGCATCTCCTCTGCTTCCAGTATCTTTGCTTGGACCCAAACATGAGCTGAGCCTGCCTCACCTGCCGCACCTGCCTCACCTGCCTGTTCACCCAGACGTCAAGCTCCAGAGACTACCTTTCTATGACCTGTTGGACGAGCTCATCAAACCCACTTCTCTCG cctCAGACAGCAGTCAGCGTTTTCAGGAGGCATGTTATGCTTTTGCACTGACACCACAGCAAGTTCAACAGATCAGCAGCTCCAT GGACATATCGGGGACCAAATGTGACTTTGCAGTCCAGGTGCAGTTAAG GTTTTGCTTATCAGAAACCAGCTGTCCACAAGAGGATCACTTTCCTCCTAATCTCTGTGTCAAAGTCAATGGGAAGCCCTGTAACCTTCCA GGATATcttcctccaaccaaaaatggtGTTGAACCAAAAAGACCCAGTCGTCCCATTAACATCACGTCTCTAGTGCGACTGTCCACGACGGTGCCCAACACCATCGTGGTGTCCTGGACGTCGGAGATCGGAAGG AGTTTTTCTATGGCTGTCTATCTGGTGAGACAGCAGTCGTCTGCAGTGCTGCTGCAAAGGCTACGAGCCAAAGGGATTCGAAACCCAGACCACTCACGAGCTTTGA TAAAAGAGAAACTGACAGCGGATCCAGAGAGTGAGATTGCCACCACCAGCCTGCGGGTGTCACTGCTGTGTCCA TTGGGGAAGATGCGTCTGACCATCCCCTGTCGCTCCGTGACCTGCTCACACCTGCAGTGCTTTGATGCCACTCTGTACATCCAGATGAACGAGAAGAAGCCCACGtgggtgtgtcctgtgtgtgacaAGAAGGCCCCATATGAACATCTTATTATTGATGG ACTCTTTATGGAGATCTTGAGCAGCTGTTCTGACTGTGATGAGATCCAGTTTAAAGAAGATGGAAGCTGGTGTCCAATGAGGTCTAAGAAAGAGGTGCAGGAGGTGTCTGCGACTTTCAATGGTGTGGCATCAG ATTTGTCTCGGACAGAAGCCCACGAACAGAAAAGGTCAAACGAGAGCAAAAAGAAAGTGGACGTTATCGATTTAACCCTCGACAGCTCGTCAGAAGAGGACGAGCCGCCTCTGAAAAggccctgtccctctctctcccctgtgtcTCCGCCCATCAACAAGGG agtTTTAAACCTGCACCAGAGCTCTCCCGTTGCCAGAGCTCCCAGCATGCCTCCAGTAGAGAACAGCTAcatccctccacctcctccactcaTCCAGGACTACCGCCACTACTATCACACCACCAGTGACCTGCCTG AATTAAACTTCTTCTCCTTCCTTCAAGGTGACAATCAG CATTACAACATGGTCATGGCAGCTGCCGCTGCGTCCGCCTCCACCTCCGAGGAGCACGAGCTGTTGCTAAGCCGCTTCCTGCCTTACAGCTCGGCTCACATGATGCGCGAGCAGTCCGGCTCTCTGGGAGTTACCAACGGCGGCAGTAACAGCGGCAGTAACAGCGGCAGTAGCTCCAGCCTGGTATCGTCCAGCAGCCTGAGGGACAAAGACCGGGATAGGGACATGTCTGGACTCTCGCGCTCCTCTGTGGAGGCTGCCGCTGCCGTAGCAGCCATTTATGGATCTATGTCGGACGTGATCTCTCTGGACTAG
- the skor1b gene encoding SKI family transcriptional corepressor 1 homolog-B — protein sequence MDSLGRDSAESGSKDAAFPGGGLKPNQVGETVLYGIPIVSLVIDGQERLCLAQISNTLLKNYSYNEIHNRRVALGITCVQCTPVQLEILRRAGAMPISSRRCGMITKREAERLCKSFLGAHSPPKLPENFAFDVSHECAWGSRGSFIPARYNSSRAKCIKCCYCNMYFSPNKFIFHSHRTPDAKYTQPDAANFNSWRRHLKLTDKNSPTDVAHAWEDVKAMFNGGSRKRTLPSSCSEAPLKPAPRGSPETPAKILSCEENRGGTSARSYPVIPVPSKGFGVLQKIPPPLFPSPYGFPTFGLCPKKDEGLERPGLPGVLWHGASKDTYPPFPMFWPLPPYPPPHGHPHGHVDVDVDVEHCSDRSTNTSKDSALIENDRCSSTQSLRNEDEKSADEARPTEGSVTSLVPRKLSYVSAFRPVIKDTDCIARLYGPRGACRPGYMSPDFLSESSSFRSASPCVDSEGEADVDVETHKGAEHEEPMLVPSGCPNTRPGSRAPEHKLDLIPHEAPGAEAPGTEAHRNLPPQSHALAASFTEVYPAERAETQQRSGQYQAKEYSPALLCSAHDEGVRKEEPSSTVEEIDSKCFHDHSGDETQRERDEGEDPDRAGPAQRDLQSLAKEELQKQLLEQVELRKKLEREFQNLKENFQDQMKRELSYREEMVQQLHIVREAHDALHHFSCKMLTPRHCAGSCTFKSPLMPP from the exons ATGGATTCTCTGGGAAGGGACAGTGCTGAGTCTGGCTCTAAGGATGCGGCGTTCCCCGGCGGTGGCCTTAAACCGAACCAGGTGGGCGAGACGGTGCTGTATGGAATACCCATAGTGTCTTTGGTCATAGACGGACAGGAGCGATTATGCCTGGCACAAATCTCCAACACGCTGCTTAAAAACTACAGTTATAACGAAATACATAACCGGCGCGTGGCCCTGGGAATCACGTGCGTGCAGTGCACGCCGGTCCAGCTTGAGATCCTGCGCAGAGCCGGGGCCATGCCCATCTCATCCCGGCGCTGCGGCATGATCACGAAGCGCGAGGCCGAGCGCCTGTGCAAGTCCTTCCTGGGGGCGCACTCTCCTCCGAAACTCCCAGAAAACTTTGCGTTTGACGTGTCCCACGAGTGCGCTTGGGGCAGCAGGGGCAGTTTTATCCCCGCGCGGTACAACAGCTCCAGAGCCAAGTGCATCAAGTGCTGCTACTGTAACATGTACTTCTCCCCAAACAAGTTCATCTTCCACTCTCACCGCACGCCCGACGCCAAGTATACGCAGCCCGACGCGGCCAACTTCAACTCATGGCGCAGACATCTAAAGCTGACCGACAAGAACTCTCCCACGGACGTAGCACACGCTTGGGAGGACGTCAAGGCCATGTTTAATGGAGGCAGCAGGAAAAGAACCTTACCGTCCAGCTGCTCCGAGGCCCCGTTAAAGCCCGCGCCCCGGGGATCGCCGGAGACTCCCGCTAAGATCTTAAGCTGCGAAGAAAACAGAGGAGGCACGAGCGCACGGAGCTATCCCGTCATCCCCGTGCCCAGCAAAGGTTTCGGGGTGTTACAGAAGATCCCCCCCCCGCTCTTCCCGTCGCCTTATGGTTTTCCCACGTTTGGCCTGTGCCCCAAGAAGGACGAGGGCCTGGAGCGGCCCGGCCTCCCCGGGGTCCTGTGGCACGGGGCATCCAAGGACACTTATCCGCCGTTTCCTATGTTCTGGCCCCTGCCGCCTTACCCCCCGCCCCACGGACACCCCCACGGACACGTGGACGTAGACGTCGACGTGGAGCACTGCAGTGACCGTAGCACGAACACGTCCAAGGACAGTGCGCTTATTGAAAATGACAGGTGCTCGAGCACGCAATCTTTGCGCAACGAGGACGAAAAGTCCGCAGACGAGGCCAGACCCACTGAGGGCTCCGTGACCTCGCTCGTGCCCCGGAAACTCAGCTACGTGTCAGCATTCCGGCCTGTGATCAAAGACACAGACTGCATCGCGAGACTCTACGGGCCCCGGGGCGCGTGCCGTCCGGGATACATGTCCCCCGACTTTTTGAGCGAGAGCTCGAGCTTCAGATCCGCGTCCCCGTGCGTGGACAGTGAAGGTGAGGCTGATGTGGACGTGGAGACGCACAAAGGAGCAGAGCACGAGGAACCCATGCTCGTACCATCGGGGTGTCCTAACACGCGCCCGGGCTCACGCGCCCCCGAACACAAGCTCGACCTCATTCCGCACGAGGCCCCGGGAGCGGAGGCCCCGGGAACAGAGGCCCACAGGAACTTACCCCCGCAGAGTCACGCGCTCGCAGCATCCTTCACGGAG GTTTACCCCGCAGAGCGCGCGGAGACGCAGCAGAGGAGCGGACAGTATCAGGCGAAAGAATACAGCCCCGCGCTGCTCTGCAGTGCGCACG ATGAAGGCGTGCGCAAAGAGGAGCCGTCCTCCACGGTGGAGGAGATAGACTCCAAATGTTTCCATGACCACAGCGGAGACGAGACGCAGCGCGAGCGGGACGAAG GAGAAGACCCGGACAGAGCAGGGCCCGCACAAAGAGACTTACAGAGTCTGGCAAAAG AGGAGCTACAGAAGCAACTGCTAGAGCAGGTGGAACTGAGGAAGAAGCTGGAACGGGAGTTTCAGAATCTGAAAG AAAACTTCCAGGATCAGATGAAGAGGGAGCTGTCGTATCGAGAGGAGATGGTTCAACAGCTGCACATCGTCAGAG AAGCTCACGACGCCTTGCATCATTTCTCGTGTAAGATGTTGACTCCACGTCACTGTGCTGGCTCCTGCACGTTCAAGTCTCCTTTGATGCCGCCATGA